One segment of uncultured Tolumonas sp. DNA contains the following:
- a CDS encoding DinI-like family protein, translated as MRLEIIIDKKHGIALETIEALANELNRQLTVKFSDLSIRVATGSAMSMSISKASKEDKVMIEELVQDVWENSESWMPEH; from the coding sequence ATGCGCTTAGAAATCATTATTGATAAAAAACACGGTATTGCTCTGGAAACCATAGAAGCCCTGGCAAATGAGTTGAATCGTCAACTGACGGTTAAATTCAGTGATCTCAGTATCCGGGTTGCCACTGGTAGTGCCATGTCGATGTCGATCAGTAAAGCCAGCAAGGAAGATAAAGTCATGATCGAAGAGCTGGTACAGGATGTGTGGGAAAACAGTGAAAGCTGGATGCCGGAACATTAA
- a CDS encoding TetR/AcrR family transcriptional regulator, with amino-acid sequence MSQQKPELIMAHAEQLFIDHGFHGTSMQMIAKAAGIAAGTVYLHFPSKEVLIRRIYRRAVTDMLESLLKVYDPTLWPFEQYRYFWLNAYHELKEKQSLVHFKDLYERSPFYNEDDRAWADEQWLPIEQFFQTGIDNGLFRNMPPCMLGYLSIGSVLSISQTQRVTPFEMTAELEEQLIQASWRAILAD; translated from the coding sequence ATGTCACAACAGAAACCTGAATTGATCATGGCTCATGCCGAACAATTGTTTATCGACCATGGCTTTCATGGCACGTCGATGCAGATGATTGCTAAAGCCGCCGGCATTGCCGCTGGCACTGTGTATTTGCACTTCCCGAGTAAAGAGGTGTTGATCCGCCGGATTTACCGACGCGCTGTCACCGACATGCTGGAAAGTTTACTGAAAGTGTATGACCCGACGTTATGGCCATTTGAACAATATCGGTATTTCTGGCTCAACGCCTATCACGAACTGAAAGAAAAACAGAGTTTGGTGCACTTTAAAGATCTGTACGAACGTTCTCCTTTTTATAACGAAGATGATCGTGCATGGGCCGATGAACAATGGTTGCCCATCGAACAGTTTTTCCAAACAGGTATTGATAACGGCCTGTTTCGCAATATGCCTCCGTGCATGTTGGGCTATTTGAGTATTGGTTCCGTATTGAGTATTTCACAGACACAAAGGGTAACCCCTTTTGAGATGACTGCTGAGCTGGAAGAGCAACTGATCCAAGCTAGCTGGCGCGCCATTCTGGCGGATTAA
- a CDS encoding efflux RND transporter periplasmic adaptor subunit — protein sequence MKKWMVIMLLVALLLFGSVIGFNFYKFAQMGKAMASKPAPVFPVTTLAIKGTDWAPTLEAIGFIEPNQGLDIGTQVAGSVDKITFESGQKVKKGTLLMSLNTDVERANLKSTQGKMPAAKANYERMRSLYAKGGVSKGNLDDAQAEYLALEGQIDSLQATIDRMNIRAPFNGQVGLRNVFLGQYLKAGDNIVRLEDTSVMKIRFTIAQTELAKIKVGQQLDIFVDAYPQRPFKGTIAAIEPIVKQLSGVVEVQAAIPNAESQLRSGMYAKVQVLLPVQQQQVVIPQTAVNFTLYGQTVYVVEDGKDAKGQPVKIAKQTVVNVAERDADVAHVVSGLKVGDVVVTSGQIRLSNGSQVKAVEDNTLAKPATVPAL from the coding sequence ATGAAAAAGTGGATGGTTATCATGTTACTGGTCGCGCTGTTGTTATTTGGCAGTGTGATTGGTTTTAACTTTTATAAATTTGCCCAGATGGGTAAAGCAATGGCCAGCAAGCCAGCCCCCGTATTCCCAGTAACGACCTTGGCAATAAAAGGCACCGATTGGGCACCAACACTGGAAGCGATTGGTTTCATTGAGCCTAATCAAGGTCTGGATATTGGCACCCAAGTCGCAGGTTCAGTTGATAAGATCACCTTTGAATCAGGCCAGAAAGTAAAAAAAGGCACTTTATTGATGTCTTTGAATACTGATGTTGAGCGCGCCAATCTGAAAAGTACGCAAGGCAAAATGCCTGCCGCCAAAGCCAACTACGAACGTATGCGTAGTCTATATGCCAAAGGTGGTGTATCGAAGGGTAATCTCGACGATGCACAAGCCGAATATCTGGCGTTAGAAGGACAAATCGACTCGCTGCAGGCCACGATTGATCGGATGAACATCCGCGCGCCATTCAATGGTCAGGTGGGTCTACGCAACGTGTTCCTCGGCCAATATCTGAAAGCTGGCGACAACATCGTGCGCTTAGAAGATACCTCGGTCATGAAGATCCGCTTTACTATTGCCCAGACAGAATTGGCGAAAATTAAAGTTGGTCAGCAGTTAGATATCTTTGTCGATGCCTATCCACAACGCCCGTTCAAAGGCACGATTGCGGCGATTGAGCCGATTGTGAAACAACTCTCTGGGGTGGTGGAAGTGCAGGCTGCGATTCCAAATGCCGAAAGTCAGTTACGTTCTGGCATGTACGCTAAAGTGCAAGTCTTGCTGCCAGTGCAACAACAACAGGTGGTGATCCCACAAACTGCGGTGAATTTCACGCTGTATGGTCAAACCGTCTATGTGGTTGAAGATGGTAAAGATGCCAAAGGCCAACCGGTTAAAATTGCAAAACAGACCGTGGTTAATGTCGCGGAACGTGATGCTGATGTAGCACATGTCGTGAGCGGTCTGAAAGTCGGCGATGTGGTTGTCACTTCCGGCCAAATCCGTTTATCTAATGGTAGTCAGGTAAAAGCCGTGGAAGATAACACACTGGCTAAACCGGCTACTGTGCCTGCACTGTAA
- a CDS encoding multidrug efflux RND transporter permease subunit, translated as MRFTDLFIRRPVLAVTISLMMVLFGLEALRGMAIREYPKVTNTVITVTTNYYGASADVIQGFITQPVEQAIAQAENIDYMTSSSQLGRSTITVNMRLNTNPNAALADVLAKVNSVRSQLPKEADDPSITSSTGSNTSIVYIAFSSAVLNSSQLTDYLERVIKPQLFTVPGVAKVNLYGGTQFAMRIWLDPLKMGAYNLSSSQVMSVLQSNNYQSAPGQATGYFVLYNAEADTQVNSTQQLEDLVVASHDGAVIRVRDIAKVTLEKNHDQYRALANGKEAVIVAVDSSPSANPLDIAASVRKLLPEFQQNLPNTMSMKLLYDSTQAINESIKEVLKTIVEAAAIVLVVIALFLGSMRAVVIPIITIPLSLVGVVMLMQMFGFSINLITLLAMVLAIGLVVDDAIVVVENVDRHIKAGESPFRAAIIGTREIASPVITMTITLAAVYTPIALMGGVTGSIFKEFALTLAGAVFISGVIALTLSPMMCAVMLKPHVNPNRFERGVENTLNSVTAVYSRILDKVMTRRPVIIVFGVIVLAVMPLLFKLIPAELAPSEDRGAYLMMAKAPNTANLDYIQNNMAAVGDTLMKDPAMSTNLALAGIPNSNQGLGIAILKPWSEREKAPVVVARTNAALQNMPGVAISSFQFPELPGAGGGLPLQLVITTPNEFRSLFEVASDALAKIKTNHQFVYTDLDLAFDSATMHIKINRDKAGAYGVTMQDIGATLSAMMGDGNVNRVSLNGRSYEVIPQVERQFRLNPESLKHYYVQAANGQSIPLNNLVSIELKSEIRSLPHYNQLNSATIGIVPIMPMGDAVKWLEENVVSALPQGYQHDYMGEARQYVQEGNALMYTFMLALCVIFLVLAAQFESWRDPLVIMMSVPLAISGALVALAWGLSTMNIYTEVGIITLVGLISKHGILICEVAREQQLLKGLSKMDAVKIAARVRLRPILMTTAAMVTGLLPLLGAIGAGALSRFSIGIVIVAGLTIGTFFTLFVLPVIYTFVGKTHKPLQEFDESVAPLALHDHD; from the coding sequence ATGCGATTTACTGATCTCTTTATCAGGCGGCCCGTGTTGGCCGTCACAATTAGTCTGATGATGGTGTTATTCGGGTTGGAAGCCTTGCGTGGCATGGCGATCCGCGAATATCCGAAAGTCACCAACACTGTTATTACCGTAACGACAAACTATTACGGCGCCAGTGCCGATGTTATTCAAGGGTTTATCACCCAGCCCGTTGAGCAAGCCATTGCTCAGGCAGAAAATATCGACTATATGACGTCAAGCAGTCAGTTAGGGCGTTCAACGATCACGGTTAACATGCGTCTGAACACCAATCCAAATGCGGCACTCGCGGATGTATTGGCAAAAGTTAACTCGGTTCGTTCACAACTGCCGAAGGAAGCGGATGATCCATCGATCACCTCCTCGACCGGTAGTAACACCTCGATTGTGTATATCGCGTTTTCCAGTGCGGTGCTGAACTCGTCTCAGCTGACCGATTATCTGGAACGTGTGATCAAACCACAGCTGTTTACCGTACCAGGGGTGGCGAAAGTTAACCTGTATGGTGGTACGCAGTTTGCGATGCGTATTTGGTTAGATCCGTTGAAAATGGGTGCTTATAACCTCTCCTCCTCGCAGGTAATGTCAGTTCTGCAATCTAACAACTATCAGTCGGCTCCAGGTCAGGCGACGGGTTATTTTGTGTTGTATAACGCGGAAGCCGATACCCAGGTGAATAGCACCCAACAGCTGGAAGATCTGGTCGTTGCCAGCCATGATGGTGCGGTGATCCGGGTACGCGACATCGCTAAAGTCACGCTGGAGAAAAACCACGACCAATATCGCGCGCTGGCCAATGGTAAAGAAGCGGTGATCGTCGCGGTTGACTCATCCCCTTCCGCTAACCCGTTAGATATTGCGGCGAGCGTGCGTAAATTACTGCCTGAGTTCCAGCAAAACTTGCCTAACACCATGAGCATGAAATTGCTGTATGACTCAACACAAGCGATCAATGAATCCATCAAGGAAGTATTGAAAACCATCGTGGAAGCCGCCGCGATTGTTTTGGTGGTGATTGCGCTGTTCCTGGGTTCGATGCGCGCGGTCGTGATCCCCATCATCACCATTCCATTATCGTTGGTTGGTGTGGTGATGTTGATGCAGATGTTTGGTTTCTCCATCAATTTGATCACGCTGCTGGCGATGGTGCTGGCGATCGGTCTGGTGGTCGATGACGCGATCGTGGTGGTGGAAAACGTCGATCGACACATCAAAGCCGGTGAAAGCCCATTCCGTGCCGCGATCATTGGAACACGCGAAATTGCCAGCCCGGTTATTACAATGACCATCACGCTGGCGGCAGTGTATACCCCGATCGCATTGATGGGTGGTGTAACCGGTTCGATCTTTAAAGAGTTCGCGCTGACCCTCGCAGGTGCAGTGTTTATCTCCGGGGTTATCGCACTGACATTGTCACCCATGATGTGTGCAGTGATGTTAAAACCACACGTCAACCCGAACCGGTTTGAACGTGGTGTCGAAAACACGTTGAACTCTGTAACGGCCGTTTACAGCCGAATTCTGGATAAGGTGATGACCCGTCGTCCGGTCATCATCGTGTTCGGTGTTATCGTGTTAGCAGTAATGCCGCTGCTGTTTAAACTGATCCCTGCCGAACTGGCACCGTCAGAAGACCGCGGTGCGTATCTGATGATGGCTAAGGCGCCAAACACGGCCAACCTTGACTATATTCAAAACAATATGGCCGCCGTGGGTGATACATTGATGAAAGATCCGGCCATGTCGACCAACTTGGCGCTGGCGGGTATTCCCAACAGTAACCAGGGCCTTGGCATCGCGATCTTAAAACCGTGGAGTGAGCGTGAAAAAGCACCTGTCGTGGTCGCTCGCACCAACGCGGCATTACAAAATATGCCGGGCGTGGCGATCAGTTCGTTCCAGTTCCCGGAACTGCCTGGAGCCGGCGGTGGTTTGCCATTACAGCTGGTGATCACCACACCGAACGAATTCCGCAGCTTGTTTGAAGTGGCAAGTGATGCGCTGGCGAAAATCAAAACCAATCATCAGTTCGTTTACACCGACCTCGATCTCGCTTTTGATTCCGCCACCATGCACATTAAGATCAACCGAGATAAAGCCGGCGCGTATGGCGTAACGATGCAAGACATTGGAGCTACGCTGAGTGCCATGATGGGTGACGGTAACGTCAACCGCGTGTCACTAAATGGTCGTAGTTATGAGGTGATCCCACAGGTTGAACGTCAGTTCCGTCTCAATCCTGAATCACTCAAACACTATTACGTGCAAGCAGCCAACGGGCAGTCCATTCCACTCAATAATCTGGTGTCGATCGAGCTGAAAAGTGAGATCCGGTCATTACCTCATTACAACCAGTTGAACTCAGCCACGATTGGTATCGTACCAATTATGCCGATGGGCGATGCCGTTAAATGGTTGGAAGAAAACGTGGTATCTGCATTACCGCAAGGTTATCAGCACGATTATATGGGTGAAGCGCGTCAGTATGTGCAGGAAGGTAATGCGCTGATGTATACCTTCATGTTGGCACTGTGTGTAATTTTCTTAGTGTTAGCAGCCCAGTTTGAAAGCTGGCGTGACCCGCTGGTGATCATGATGTCGGTGCCACTGGCGATTAGTGGTGCATTGGTCGCGCTGGCGTGGGGTTTATCGACCATGAACATCTACACCGAAGTGGGGATCATCACGCTGGTCGGGCTGATTAGTAAACACGGGATTTTGATCTGCGAAGTAGCCCGTGAACAGCAGTTGTTGAAAGGCCTGAGCAAAATGGATGCGGTGAAAATCGCGGCACGCGTGCGGTTACGTCCGATCCTGATGACAACCGCAGCGATGGTGACCGGTTTATTACCACTGTTAGGCGCAATAGGCGCTGGTGCCTTGAGCCGTTTCAGTATCGGTATTGTGATCGTCGCCGGTCTGACCATCGGTACATTCTTTACGCTGTTTGTACTGCCGGTGATTTATACCTTTGTCGGTAAAACACATAAACCATTACAGGAATTTGACGAGTCTGTCGCGCCATTGGCGTTGCATGATCACGACTAA
- a CDS encoding beta-galactosidase codes for MQLAQYLSRRDWENPTVTSIHRLAAHTPQSSWRDLDAARQDAASSAKISLNGDWQFSYFAAPELVPDVWVDTDLSDSQPLPVPSNWQMQGYDIPIYTNLKYPFPCNPPFVPKENPTGCYSTTFEVADDWRSQGQTRIIFDGVNSAFYLWCNGQWVGYSQDSRLPAEFDLTPYLQAGSNRLAVLVLRWSDGSYLEDQDMWRMSGIFRDVTLLHKPETRLVNVQARPELDACYRDAQLHLTVDVAGDIPAHRVAIWLYDGDEAILCERRAIGTTAIDERGVYHDRVLLSLPVKEPRQWSAEVPNLYRLVVALETNDGALVEAEAYDIGFRSVEIKNGLLLVNGKAVLIRGTNRHEFHQDRGQAVRPEDMLQDVLLMKRYNFNAVRASHYPNHPYWYQLCDRLGLYVVDEANIETHGMIPMRRLSDDPFWAGAFHERVTRMVERDYNHASIIIWSLGNESGHGAVHDSMYSWIKARDPSRPVQYEGGGANSAATDIVCPMYARVDEDQPFPAVPKWSIKKWVGMPGEDRPLILCEYAHAMNNSLGGFARYWQAFRQYPRLQGGFIWDFVDQGIRRVSPEGQTYWAYGGDFGDTPNDRQFCLNGVFFPDRTPHPSLYEVQKAQQFFQFKLLSTTPLTIEVSSEYLFRHSDNEQLRWQIMQQGELKAFGEQDLSVGPEGRITLTLSEQLPQLQVGAEAWLDVSVHVLNETPWAEAGFAVAKEQWPLPVAFALPKVELNGAGIKPSLVDNGSCWQVVWGEQSWSLEKKSGLLTEWLTGKRSLLLSPLKEQFVRAPIDNDIGASEADQDDPNAYIARWQAAGLNQLQSRCFSVHAYQGLEGVIIQVERGHFHQDKLLLRSHWTYHFTAQGGLKLDLTTDVAEGLPSLARIGVLLHLDEQSEQVQWFGRGPHENYPDRQASAHIGDWQLPLAELHTPYIFPCENGLRCDTSDLQLGGLHVSGLFHFRVSAYSTANLANTRYQYQLQAEKGLFLHLDGFHMGVGGDDSWSPSVHTDYQLGAGTYRYQVTLSYKN; via the coding sequence ATGCAACTTGCTCAGTATTTGTCGCGTCGTGATTGGGAAAATCCGACCGTTACGTCTATTCATCGATTAGCGGCTCATACCCCGCAAAGCAGCTGGCGCGATCTGGATGCGGCGCGTCAGGATGCGGCCTCTTCTGCCAAAATCAGCCTGAATGGTGACTGGCAATTCAGTTATTTTGCTGCACCTGAGTTAGTGCCGGATGTGTGGGTAGATACCGATTTATCGGATAGTCAGCCGCTGCCGGTGCCATCCAATTGGCAGATGCAGGGTTATGACATTCCGATTTATACCAATCTGAAATACCCGTTCCCCTGTAACCCACCGTTTGTACCGAAAGAGAATCCAACCGGCTGTTATTCCACCACATTTGAGGTGGCTGATGATTGGCGTAGCCAAGGTCAGACACGCATTATTTTTGATGGTGTGAATTCGGCGTTTTATTTGTGGTGTAACGGGCAGTGGGTGGGTTATTCGCAAGACAGCCGTTTACCGGCGGAATTTGATTTAACGCCATATCTGCAGGCCGGCAGCAACCGGCTGGCGGTGTTAGTGCTGCGCTGGTCAGATGGCAGCTATCTGGAAGATCAGGATATGTGGCGCATGAGCGGGATTTTCCGTGATGTGACCTTGCTGCATAAACCGGAAACTCGCTTGGTGAATGTGCAGGCGCGCCCCGAGTTGGATGCCTGTTACCGCGATGCACAACTGCATCTGACTGTCGATGTGGCCGGTGATATTCCCGCCCATCGTGTGGCGATTTGGTTGTATGACGGCGATGAGGCCATCTTGTGTGAGCGCCGTGCGATTGGCACTACCGCGATTGATGAACGCGGTGTTTATCATGATCGCGTGTTATTGAGTTTGCCAGTGAAAGAGCCACGCCAGTGGTCGGCGGAAGTGCCTAATCTTTACCGTTTGGTGGTGGCGCTGGAAACCAACGACGGTGCGCTGGTGGAAGCCGAAGCGTATGACATCGGTTTTCGCAGCGTAGAGATTAAAAACGGCCTGCTGTTGGTGAACGGCAAGGCGGTATTGATCCGTGGCACTAATCGCCATGAATTCCACCAAGATCGCGGGCAGGCGGTGCGTCCGGAAGACATGCTGCAAGACGTGCTGTTGATGAAACGGTATAACTTCAACGCCGTGCGTGCCTCGCATTACCCGAACCATCCGTACTGGTATCAGTTGTGCGATCGCCTTGGTCTGTATGTGGTAGATGAAGCGAATATTGAAACCCACGGCATGATCCCGATGCGCCGCTTGTCGGATGATCCGTTCTGGGCCGGTGCATTCCACGAACGCGTTACCCGTATGGTGGAACGTGATTACAACCATGCCTCGATCATCATCTGGTCGCTGGGCAATGAGTCGGGCCATGGCGCGGTGCACGACAGCATGTACAGCTGGATCAAAGCGCGCGATCCAAGCCGCCCGGTGCAATACGAAGGCGGTGGTGCAAACAGTGCGGCGACTGATATTGTTTGCCCGATGTATGCACGAGTTGACGAGGATCAGCCGTTCCCCGCAGTACCAAAATGGTCGATCAAAAAATGGGTTGGCATGCCAGGTGAAGATCGTCCATTGATCTTATGTGAATATGCGCATGCGATGAACAACAGCCTCGGCGGTTTTGCCCGTTACTGGCAGGCGTTCCGGCAATATCCGCGTTTGCAGGGCGGTTTTATCTGGGATTTTGTCGACCAAGGTATTCGTCGCGTCAGCCCAGAAGGGCAAACATACTGGGCCTATGGCGGTGATTTTGGTGACACGCCGAATGATCGTCAGTTCTGCCTGAATGGGGTGTTTTTCCCCGATCGCACGCCGCACCCGTCATTGTATGAAGTGCAAAAAGCGCAGCAATTCTTCCAGTTTAAGCTGCTCTCAACCACGCCGTTGACTATCGAAGTCAGCAGTGAATATCTGTTCCGCCATTCCGACAATGAGCAGCTGCGCTGGCAGATCATGCAGCAAGGTGAGTTGAAAGCGTTTGGTGAACAAGATCTGTCGGTCGGGCCGGAAGGGCGCATCACGCTGACCTTAAGTGAGCAATTACCGCAACTGCAGGTTGGTGCCGAAGCGTGGTTAGATGTCTCGGTGCATGTATTGAACGAGACACCGTGGGCTGAAGCCGGGTTTGCGGTGGCGAAAGAGCAGTGGCCGCTGCCGGTGGCATTTGCTTTACCGAAAGTGGAATTGAATGGTGCTGGCATCAAACCATCCTTAGTGGATAACGGCAGTTGCTGGCAGGTGGTATGGGGTGAGCAGAGTTGGAGTCTGGAGAAAAAATCAGGCTTGTTGACCGAATGGCTGACGGGAAAACGTTCACTGCTGTTATCGCCGCTTAAAGAGCAATTTGTTCGCGCGCCGATTGATAATGATATCGGTGCCAGCGAAGCCGATCAGGATGATCCGAATGCGTATATTGCCCGTTGGCAAGCGGCGGGGTTAAATCAGCTGCAGAGCCGTTGTTTCTCAGTCCATGCTTATCAGGGGCTGGAAGGCGTGATCATTCAGGTGGAACGCGGTCATTTCCATCAGGACAAATTGCTACTGCGTTCGCACTGGACCTATCACTTCACGGCACAAGGTGGGCTGAAGCTCGATTTGACCACCGATGTAGCTGAAGGTTTACCGTCATTGGCGCGGATTGGCGTGCTGTTGCATCTCGACGAGCAGAGCGAACAGGTGCAGTGGTTTGGTCGTGGGCCACATGAAAACTACCCTGATCGACAGGCTTCGGCGCACATTGGTGACTGGCAATTGCCTTTAGCTGAATTGCATACGCCATATATTTTCCCGTGTGAAAATGGTCTGCGTTGTGATACTAGTGATCTCCAGCTGGGTGGTTTACACGTGAGTGGTTTATTCCATTTCCGTGTCAGTGCTTATAGCACGGCGAACTTAGCCAATACGCGCTACCAATATCAGCTACAAGCGGAGAAAGGCCTATTTCTGCATCTGGATGGCTTCCATATGGGCGTCGGTGGTGATGATTCATGGAGTCCGAGTGTACATACCGATTACCAGTTGGGGGCGGGAACGTATCGCTATCAAGTAACATTGAGTTATAAGAATTAG